In Necator americanus strain Aroian chromosome IV, whole genome shotgun sequence, the following proteins share a genomic window:
- a CDS encoding hypothetical protein (NECATOR_CHRIV.G17263.T1): protein MPVGSKDSDLIHHFTIASQDMGPTQISVAMTDFPCANVDEHMTPDGKIRVDDPTEYLKRQPKKSILKMKQDVSMDGKEGRAHFDEMNILATYHPTDKDYGTMKIDEPKTPYNYSDCESEGDEASSGQGSRHRRVSLGGAVDPEEVAEGLSQNAGTGSVKSIGSGSDTDDDESHLTPEQIAHKREFEKKRKLHYNEGAALKAMMAHIDDEDME, encoded by the exons ATGCCCGTAGGGAGTAAGGATTCTGACCTGATTCATCATTTTACTATCGCAAGCCAGGATATGGGCCCCACACAG atATCTGTAGCAATGACAGATTTTCCTTGTGCCAACGTGGATGAGCATATGACCCCGGACGGAAAAATTCGTGTTGATGATCCAACGGAATATTTGAAACGACAACCGAAAAAAAGTATACTGAAGATGAAACAG GATGTTTCGATGGATGGCAAAGAAGGTAGAGCTCATTTTGATGAGATGAATATCCTAGCCACTTATCATCCCACAGACAAGGATTATGGAACTATGAAG ATTGACGAACCAAAGACCCCATATAACTACTCAGATTGTGAATCGGAAGGCGATGAG GCTTCTTCTGGGCAAGGGTCTCGGCATCGTAGGGTATCTCTTGGAGGAGCAGTTGATCCCGAAGAG GTTGCGGAAGGTCTCAGCCAAAATGCCGGTACCGGTTCAGTGAAGTCTATTGGTTCTGGTTCAGACACCGATGATGATGAGTCGCATCTTACACCGGAACAAATCG cCCACAAGCgagagtttgaaaagaaacgtaAGCTGCACTACAATGAAGGAGCGGCGCTGAAAGCAATGATGGCTCACATCGATGACGAGGACATGGAATAG
- a CDS encoding hypothetical protein (NECATOR_CHRIV.G17264.T1), whose protein sequence is MSSKGLYLFVTVVGFCLANSPKLTRDGHVKNFRPPPKEHLIRDRRCVGGREYTNNSEYNCHGAKFMSSNGYFQPCNRHNHCYHAREPTDWCVLAPHQRYTNWGCHCDRKLGSCVIERYDYKQRQLQWSYCTPNHEFYCATRIHASFSH, encoded by the exons ATGTCTTCGAAAGGGCTGTACTTGTTCGTCACCGTAGTAGGATTTTGTCTGGCTAATTCACCAAAGCTGACCAGAGATGGACACGTGAAGAACTTCAGACCGCCTCCGAAAGAG CATTTAATACGAGATCGACGTTGCGTGGGCGGCCGCGAATACACTAACAATTCAGAATATAATTGTCATGGAGCGAAATTTATGTCATCGAATGGATA TTTCCAACCATGTAATCGTCATAACCATTGCTACCATGCACGAGAGCCGACCGATTGGTGTGTTTTGGCCCCGCACCAGAGATACAC aaattggGGATGTCATTGCGATCGAAAACTTGGAAGTTGTGTGATTGAACGTTACGACTACAAACAACGTCAACTACAATGGTCATACTGTACACCGAATCACGAATTTTACTGTGCAACACGTATCCATGCTTCCTTCTCACATTGA